One Thermoplasmata archaeon DNA segment encodes these proteins:
- a CDS encoding helix-turn-helix domain-containing protein, whose product MEHQDARHAIASLKPVPAARLLTKRGGPDDVRAGAKGTSVLRPVFENGTAFPATLKQALRRRIYDHVRAHPGETFTNIKRALGLSTGGLTHHLRVLERAGLIRSRSQNGRKMHRSAEARAPANGDGRSRTQERFLRALARAPGAPISDVAGILGISRQLATYHARLLAQQGLVRLERPEDRLRAILVRGPRVAFMTFTASLPTHRLGDAVAETRGVFRRGVDVLLSPGGARPPRLRRRTGGANGRGGRKRGPTSAQKGNPAGGR is encoded by the coding sequence ATGGAACACCAGGACGCCCGCCACGCCATCGCGAGTCTGAAGCCCGTGCCCGCGGCGCGGCTCCTGACGAAGCGCGGCGGCCCGGACGATGTGCGAGCCGGTGCCAAGGGGACTTCGGTCCTGCGCCCCGTCTTCGAGAACGGCACGGCGTTCCCGGCGACCCTCAAGCAGGCGTTGCGCCGGAGGATCTACGACCACGTCCGGGCCCACCCGGGCGAGACGTTCACGAACATCAAGCGCGCCCTCGGACTGAGCACGGGAGGGTTGACACACCACCTGCGCGTCTTGGAGCGGGCGGGGCTCATCCGCTCCCGCTCCCAGAACGGACGGAAGATGCACCGCTCGGCCGAAGCCCGCGCACCGGCGAACGGCGACGGCCGCTCTCGAACCCAGGAACGCTTCCTCCGCGCGCTCGCCCGGGCTCCGGGCGCCCCGATCTCCGACGTGGCGGGGATCCTCGGCATCAGCCGCCAGCTCGCGACATACCATGCGCGGTTGCTCGCGCAACAGGGGCTCGTCCGCCTGGAACGACCGGAGGATCGGCTCCGCGCGATCCTGGTCCGGGGTCCGCGAGTGGCCTTCATGACATTCACCGCAAGTCTTCCGACCCATCGGCTGGGGGACGCCGTCGCGGAAACGCGCGGGGTCTTCCGGCGGGGCGTCGACGTGTTGCTTTCTCCAGGAGGGGCGCGACCGCCGCGCCTGCGCCGCCGCACGGGAGGCGCGAACGGGCGGGGAGGACGGAAACGTGGCCCGACGTCCGCGCAGAAAGGCAACCCAGCGGGAGGCCGATAG
- a CDS encoding Ig-like domain-containing protein: MSISTPKAGATVSGTVAIGGEASSDSQLTGVKVRVDAGDWWIANDTSVNKTWGTWRMLWDSTSATDGSHAITVRAWTSDEAQEATTRVIVANPPWVRILTPANRTTAAGNVTVVGEAGDPSAGGAVQLVQVAIDPTPNSANWLDATPTTSDWGQWSFDWHTVGANTGQHVVAARAFDGDLYSRPWLNEYFVDNRPFVHLVQPSGNVTPPETVRGILLVHGTAGSPADAGRVQLVQVRIDDGAWSNATDTSPDKSWTSWAYQWDTTAYADANHVVCVRAWDGSQYSEIVCAAVYVGNSSGPPTLSIVEPTDGETVRGFVLINGRASNDYGLVWLVQVSIAGGPWNSATDTSPDASWTTWASAWDTTARNDGCLYLSARAWSGSMFSDPATITACVDNRNDRPAIAFENLTNGDTVQGLYLVHGSTGITPGVQLVQVQIDNGAWSSATDTGPALAWSTWAFEWNTLVVPNGEHKVCARSLDGSLYSEPACVTVQVLNGVTINADSSTPEALEASVMALGLPGWVNSMIIVSLHSSKYAPLLIILVPVSLIWLRTHGYFRK; the protein is encoded by the coding sequence GTGTCGATTAGCACCCCGAAAGCGGGCGCCACGGTAAGCGGGACCGTGGCGATCGGGGGCGAGGCTTCCAGCGATTCGCAGCTCACTGGCGTGAAGGTCCGCGTCGACGCGGGCGACTGGTGGATCGCGAACGACACTTCCGTCAACAAGACCTGGGGCACATGGAGGATGCTGTGGGATTCCACGTCGGCCACCGACGGGTCGCACGCGATCACCGTGAGAGCGTGGACCTCTGACGAGGCGCAGGAGGCGACGACCCGCGTGATCGTGGCGAACCCGCCCTGGGTCCGCATCTTGACCCCGGCGAACCGGACCACCGCCGCCGGCAACGTGACCGTCGTCGGGGAGGCCGGAGACCCGAGCGCGGGCGGTGCGGTCCAACTCGTCCAGGTCGCAATCGACCCCACGCCGAATAGCGCGAACTGGTTGGATGCGACCCCGACAACCTCGGATTGGGGGCAGTGGTCGTTCGATTGGCACACGGTGGGCGCCAATACGGGGCAGCACGTCGTGGCTGCGCGCGCGTTCGACGGCGACCTGTACTCGAGGCCGTGGTTGAACGAGTACTTCGTGGACAACCGGCCGTTCGTGCATCTCGTGCAGCCGAGCGGGAACGTCACGCCCCCGGAGACCGTGCGGGGAATCCTCCTCGTCCACGGGACGGCAGGCAGCCCGGCTGACGCGGGTCGCGTGCAGCTCGTGCAAGTCCGCATCGACGACGGCGCGTGGAGCAACGCGACGGATACGTCGCCGGACAAGTCGTGGACCTCCTGGGCGTACCAATGGGACACGACGGCATACGCCGACGCGAACCACGTGGTGTGCGTCCGCGCCTGGGACGGGAGCCAGTACTCCGAGATCGTCTGCGCGGCGGTCTACGTGGGCAACAGCTCCGGCCCGCCGACGCTATCGATCGTAGAACCGACGGACGGAGAGACGGTCCGCGGGTTCGTCCTGATCAACGGGAGAGCGTCGAACGACTACGGTCTGGTCTGGCTCGTGCAGGTGAGCATCGCCGGCGGCCCGTGGAACAGCGCCACGGACACATCCCCGGACGCGTCGTGGACGACGTGGGCCAGCGCGTGGGACACGACGGCCCGCAACGACGGCTGCCTGTACCTCTCCGCGCGCGCGTGGTCTGGGTCGATGTTCTCCGATCCCGCGACGATCACGGCGTGCGTGGACAACCGGAACGACCGGCCCGCGATCGCGTTCGAGAACCTGACGAACGGCGACACGGTGCAGGGGCTGTACCTCGTCCATGGGTCCACGGGCATCACCCCGGGCGTGCAGCTCGTCCAGGTTCAGATCGACAACGGCGCGTGGTCGAGCGCCACGGACACCGGACCCGCGCTCGCCTGGAGCACGTGGGCGTTCGAGTGGAACACCTTGGTGGTCCCGAACGGGGAGCACAAGGTGTGCGCGCGTTCCCTCGACGGGAGTCTGTACTCAGAACCCGCGTGCGTCACAGTGCAGGTCCTGAATGGCGTCACGATCAACGCCGACTCGTCGACGCCGGAGGCGCTTGAGGCCTCCGTCATGGCCTTGGGCCTCCCCGGGTGGGTCAACAGCATGATCATTGTGTCGCTTCATTCCTCGAAGTACGCCCCCCTCCTCATTATCCTAGTTCCCGTAAGCCTTATCTGGTTGAGGACCCACGGCTACTTCAGGAAGTAA
- a CDS encoding IS630 family transposase, whose amino-acid sequence MRVAPTIVLSRAERRRLLGWSLSRTAPHRLVLRSQVVLLAAKGLDNRAIAGRLEVSDPFVGKWRSRFHRLRLVGIEREAPRSGRTPEIPARTVRRILEKTLQGRRRGTDRWSTRTLAEAVGVSHMTVSRLWRAHRLTPEARSPTPRSDARFLERHVDVVGSYLDPPKRAVVFAVHGETRTEVLEPTPAIPIRRSSPKVRSRAHRHEVSVDLLDALDLVDGTAIREFHHRDRGQEFLAFLRAIDEAVPPEGDIHIVLDDVTVRTEERLKRWLAHHPRFRIHVVPAGSSWHNATKRCLTDLMDGRTRRRNPGNVRELKAAIREYRAANAESPRPFIWMKSPETDFRRPRSIPRSGST is encoded by the coding sequence GTGAGGGTCGCTCCGACCATCGTACTCTCTCGAGCGGAGCGGCGGCGCCTGCTCGGTTGGTCGCTGAGCCGGACCGCGCCCCACCGCCTCGTCCTCCGGTCCCAGGTCGTCCTCCTGGCGGCGAAGGGGTTGGACAACCGAGCGATCGCGGGACGCCTCGAGGTGAGCGATCCGTTCGTCGGAAAGTGGCGCTCCCGATTCCACCGCCTCCGCCTCGTCGGCATCGAACGGGAAGCCCCGCGCTCGGGGCGGACGCCCGAGATCCCGGCCCGGACCGTACGGCGCATCCTCGAGAAGACGCTGCAAGGGCGACGCCGCGGGACCGACCGCTGGTCCACGCGGACGCTCGCGGAGGCCGTCGGCGTGAGCCACATGACCGTTTCTCGATTATGGCGGGCGCATCGGCTCACACCTGAAGCGAGGTCGCCAACGCCCAGGAGCGACGCTCGGTTCCTGGAACGGCACGTCGACGTCGTCGGGTCGTACCTGGACCCGCCTAAGCGTGCCGTCGTATTCGCTGTGCACGGGGAGACGCGGACCGAGGTCCTAGAGCCCACGCCGGCCATCCCGATCAGGCGCAGCTCCCCGAAGGTGCGGAGCCGGGCACATCGGCACGAGGTCTCCGTGGACCTCCTCGACGCACTCGACCTGGTGGACGGGACCGCGATCCGGGAGTTCCACCATCGCGACCGGGGTCAGGAGTTCCTCGCGTTCCTGCGTGCCATCGACGAGGCGGTCCCACCGGAGGGTGACATCCACATCGTCCTCGACGACGTCACCGTGCGGACGGAGGAACGGTTGAAGCGGTGGCTCGCCCACCACCCGCGATTCCGCATCCACGTCGTCCCGGCGGGGTCCTCGTGGCACAATGCGACGAAACGGTGCCTCACCGACCTCATGGACGGGCGAACACGCCGGCGGAACCCCGGGAACGTCCGCGAGCTCAAAGCGGCGATCCGGGAGTACCGGGCCGCGAACGCCGAGAGCCCGCGCCCGTTCATCTGGATGAAGTCGCCGGAGACGGACTTCCGCAGGCCACGGAGCATCCCTCGATCGGGAAGTACGTAA
- a CDS encoding SLC13 family permease → MINEVVSLTLLIALLISVALDAVHRTSIAIGIAFAGVVIGSILPETRDVPGKGLPYFGPGTALGAVNFQTLVFLVFMGVFMAIMQRSGAFDWVTKTLVLKSRMQPGILFVRILLLSYAISLFVNNVTVVFIMVPITLNICRQFGVNPVPFSVAQVAAINLGGASTMVGDFPNIIIATSQKPIELTFLDFQTNMFPACFALLVAEILLFSRMHPEYFTRFEPGPAARAFAADLAERRSTAITDKRLLQVSVLVLAAMLGAFVVSTTLRIPIALIPVAGAGSILMIYEVRLRSRHPLDATLDKLQRRNIIGDEISKVLSEVHWDVVLFLAALFVVVGSLEHTDVLTWAANFILGTSQGNPVLAVILIVVLASIITMGAEAGPATAVLIPVINQLTVAGLGSGGLLYWAQSLGVQAGSSTTMIGANEGPLAARMIEQDARIHNASDRLTAKGFTRIGARMWLLFIPLSIVYLTGLIFFGWMVSGAAFVLALVGSLWIAARGLGGGGGPGPAPSVASSQRGPTAPPASPSRRTR, encoded by the coding sequence GTGATCAACGAAGTCGTTTCCCTGACCCTCTTGATTGCGCTCCTCATCAGCGTCGCTCTCGATGCGGTCCACCGGACGAGCATCGCGATTGGAATCGCGTTTGCCGGCGTAGTGATCGGCTCGATCCTCCCGGAGACACGGGACGTGCCGGGGAAAGGGCTCCCCTATTTCGGCCCCGGGACTGCGCTCGGGGCGGTCAACTTCCAAACCCTCGTCTTCCTGGTGTTCATGGGCGTGTTCATGGCGATTATGCAACGAAGCGGCGCCTTCGACTGGGTGACGAAGACGCTGGTTCTGAAGAGTCGGATGCAGCCCGGCATCCTTTTCGTCCGGATCCTCCTCTTGTCGTACGCGATTTCGCTCTTCGTGAATAACGTCACCGTCGTCTTCATCATGGTTCCCATCACGCTGAACATCTGTCGGCAGTTCGGCGTGAATCCCGTGCCGTTCAGCGTGGCACAGGTCGCCGCCATCAACCTCGGCGGTGCCTCGACGATGGTGGGCGATTTTCCGAACATCATCATCGCGACGTCGCAGAAGCCGATCGAACTGACCTTCTTGGATTTCCAGACGAACATGTTCCCCGCCTGCTTCGCTCTCCTTGTGGCGGAGATCCTCCTGTTCAGCCGCATGCACCCCGAATACTTCACGCGCTTCGAGCCGGGGCCTGCGGCCCGCGCCTTTGCGGCGGACCTCGCCGAGCGTCGAAGCACGGCAATCACGGACAAGCGCCTCCTCCAGGTGTCCGTGTTGGTCCTGGCCGCCATGTTGGGCGCATTCGTCGTTTCGACGACGCTTCGGATTCCCATTGCGCTGATTCCGGTTGCCGGAGCCGGCAGCATCCTCATGATATACGAGGTGCGACTGCGATCGAGGCACCCGCTAGACGCTACGTTAGACAAGCTGCAACGCAGGAACATCATCGGCGACGAGATTTCCAAGGTCCTGAGCGAGGTGCACTGGGACGTCGTGCTATTCCTCGCGGCCCTGTTCGTCGTGGTCGGATCGCTGGAGCATACCGACGTCCTCACGTGGGCGGCCAATTTCATTCTCGGGACCTCGCAAGGGAACCCTGTGCTCGCAGTCATACTCATCGTGGTCCTTGCATCCATCATCACCATGGGCGCGGAGGCGGGACCCGCGACGGCGGTCCTTATCCCGGTGATTAACCAACTCACGGTGGCTGGGCTCGGGTCGGGGGGTTTGCTCTACTGGGCACAGTCGCTGGGTGTGCAGGCTGGGTCGAGTACCACGATGATCGGGGCCAACGAGGGTCCTCTGGCTGCACGGATGATCGAGCAGGACGCGCGGATACACAACGCTTCGGACAGACTGACTGCGAAGGGCTTCACCCGGATTGGCGCGCGCATGTGGCTCCTTTTCATTCCGCTTTCCATCGTTTACCTGACGGGCTTGATCTTCTTTGGTTGGATGGTCTCAGGGGCTGCGTTCGTCCTCGCCCTTGTCGGGTCCCTTTGGATTGCGGCCCGCGGACTTGGGGGGGGGGGCGGCCCAGGACCGGCGCCGAGCGTGGCGTCATCCCAAAGGGGACCGACGGCGCCGCCAGCGTCGCCATCCCGACGGACCCGCTGA
- a CDS encoding SLC13 family permease — protein sequence MINEIVSLVLLFSLLIAVALDVAHRTTIAMGVAIAAVVVGSILPYEGTDPARFGQGYFPPWVALQAVNFETLIFLVGMGVFVAIMQQSGAFDYVTKTLVLKSKMQPGILFVRILLLSYGISCFVNNVSVIFIMVPITLNICRQFGLDPVPFSVIQVAVINLGGASTMVGDFPNIIIATSGTNLSFVDFQVNMFPACFALVIASILLFRRMHREYFTRFEPGPAARAFAADLAERRDTSITDRRLLQASVVVLVGMLGTLVFSTQLGIPLALIPAVGAAIILILYEMRLRVRQPSGAALDKIQRRNLIGDEVSKILSEVHWDVVLFLMALFVVVGSLQATAVLDWAADFILGASSGDPLRASMLIVVIGSIVSLSAAAGPATAVFVPVIKKLSGVGSGGLLYWALSLGVQAGSSTTLIGANEGPLAARMIEQDSRAHNASSRLDAKGFSRIGGRLWLMMIPLSILYLAGIITLGWIVSVAALVIALVGSFLIAVRGI from the coding sequence GTGATCAACGAAATCGTTTCCCTAGTCCTTCTGTTCTCGTTGCTCATCGCGGTCGCACTCGACGTGGCCCACCGGACGACGATCGCGATGGGGGTTGCGATTGCCGCAGTCGTGGTCGGCTCAATACTCCCATACGAAGGCACCGACCCAGCGAGGTTTGGCCAAGGGTACTTCCCGCCATGGGTCGCACTCCAAGCGGTCAACTTTGAGACCCTCATCTTCCTGGTCGGCATGGGGGTGTTCGTGGCGATCATGCAACAGAGCGGCGCTTTCGACTACGTGACGAAGACGCTCGTCCTCAAGAGCAAGATGCAGCCGGGCATCCTATTCGTCCGAATCCTACTCTTGTCGTACGGCATTTCGTGCTTCGTGAACAACGTCTCCGTCATCTTCATCATGGTCCCGATAACGCTCAACATCTGTCGGCAGTTCGGCCTCGACCCCGTGCCGTTCAGCGTGATACAGGTCGCCGTCATCAACCTCGGCGGGGCCTCGACGATGGTGGGCGATTTTCCAAACATCATCATCGCTACGTCGGGGACGAACCTGTCCTTCGTGGACTTCCAGGTGAACATGTTTCCCGCCTGCTTTGCGCTTGTGATCGCGTCGATTCTCCTGTTCCGTCGCATGCACCGCGAATACTTCACGCGCTTCGAGCCGGGGCCTGCCGCCCGCGCCTTTGCGGCGGACCTCGCCGAGCGTCGCGACACCTCAATCACAGACCGGCGCCTCCTTCAGGCGTCCGTGGTGGTCCTAGTGGGCATGTTGGGCACATTAGTCTTCTCGACGCAGCTTGGGATCCCTCTCGCCCTGATTCCGGCCGTCGGGGCCGCCATCATCCTCATCCTATACGAAATGCGCCTGCGCGTCAGGCAGCCCTCGGGCGCCGCGTTAGACAAGATCCAACGTAGGAACCTCATCGGCGACGAGGTCTCCAAGATCCTGAGTGAGGTGCACTGGGACGTCGTCCTGTTCCTCATGGCCCTGTTCGTCGTGGTCGGCTCACTGCAGGCGACCGCTGTCCTCGACTGGGCGGCCGATTTCATTCTCGGTGCCTCGTCAGGCGACCCCTTGCGAGCTTCGATGCTCATCGTTGTCATCGGATCCATCGTTTCCCTCAGCGCTGCGGCAGGACCCGCGACGGCGGTCTTCGTCCCTGTGATCAAGAAGCTTTCTGGGGTCGGGTCCGGGGGGTTGCTTTACTGGGCTCTGTCGTTGGGGGTACAGGCTGGGTCGAGCACCACCTTGATCGGGGCGAACGAAGGTCCCCTGGCCGCTCGGATGATCGAGCAGGACTCGCGGGCACACAACGCTTCGAGTCGATTGGATGCCAAAGGTTTCAGTCGGATTGGGGGGCGCTTGTGGCTCATGATGATTCCGCTCTCCATCCTTTACCTGGCGGGCATCATTACGCTCGGCTGGATCGTCTCGGTGGCGGCTCTCGTCATTGCCCTCGTCGGGTCCTTCTTGATTGCCGTCCGGGGAATCTAG
- a CDS encoding GNAT family N-acetyltransferase: MRIRPFVPNDIPAVASIVREALRENYPTSLYLDIHRWWRDGFLVADLDGHPVGFLASVITADGQARVLMFAVSARFRRRGVGTAMMDAFLRACAMRGLKRIELEVRVSNAEAIQFYKRYGFEISAALPHFYTDGEDGYKMLRHL, from the coding sequence GTGCGCATCCGGCCGTTCGTCCCGAACGATATCCCCGCGGTCGCCTCGATCGTGCGCGAGGCGTTGCGGGAGAATTATCCGACGTCCCTGTACTTGGACATCCACCGCTGGTGGCGGGACGGTTTCCTCGTCGCGGATCTCGACGGCCATCCGGTCGGATTCCTGGCGTCGGTGATCACGGCCGACGGACAGGCGCGCGTCCTCATGTTCGCCGTTTCGGCGCGTTTCCGTCGCCGCGGCGTCGGGACCGCGATGATGGACGCCTTCCTCCGGGCGTGCGCAATGCGCGGCCTCAAGCGGATCGAGCTGGAGGTCCGCGTATCGAACGCCGAGGCGATTCAGTTCTACAAGCGATACGGGTTCGAGATTTCGGCGGCCTTACCACACTTCTACACGGACGGCGAGGACGGATACAAGATGTTGCGACACCTGTGA